In the Sarcophilus harrisii chromosome 1, mSarHar1.11, whole genome shotgun sequence genome, one interval contains:
- the LOC100934150 gene encoding LOW QUALITY PROTEIN: olfactory receptor 1361-like (The sequence of the model RefSeq protein was modified relative to this genomic sequence to represent the inferred CDS: inserted 1 base in 1 codon), with translation MEGGNQSAISEFILLGLSDQPEQQKLLFCLFFLMYLITGLGNLLIILAISFDPHLHTPMYFFLSNLSLVDICFTSTTIPNMLSNHISKNRTIPYSGCLTQIFFFIWFGGXDTVLLATMAYDRYVAICSPLHYSTVMTPKVCIFLVLVSWFWAYTNSLTHTILLTQLSFCDHNEIPHFFCDLSFLIKLACSDTFINDLLLYTLGGLTIILPFIGILISYAHIFMGVMKISSMSGKKKVFSTCGSHLTVVCLFYGTITGVYYIPTSTNITQKDTAAAVMYTVVTPMLNPFIYSLRNKDMKKALRLLITKKPGFTLRL, from the exons ATGGAAGGAGGAAATCAGTCTGCAATCTCAGAGTTCATCCTCCTGGGCCTTTCAGATCAGCCAGAACAACAAAAGCTCCTGTTCTGCCTGTTCTTCCTTATGTACCTAATCACAGGACTAGGGAACTTGCTCATCATTCTGGCTATTAGCTTTGACCCCCACCTTCACACCCCCATGTACTTCTTCCTCAGTAACTTGTCCCTGGTTGACATCTGCTTCACCTCCACCACCATTCCCAACATGTTGAGCAATCACATATCCAAAAACAGAACAATCCCTTATTCTGGGTGCCTGACACAAATATTCTTCTTCATTTGGTTTGGAG TTGATACTGTCCTCCTTGCCACTATGGCTTATGACCGTTATGTGGCTATTTGTTCCCCACTACACTATAGCACTGTCATGACTCCAAAGGTCTGTATCTTTCTAGTACTAGTATCTTGGTTCTGGGCTTATACTAATTCCCTGACACACACTATTTTGCTGACTCAGTTGTCATTCTGTGACCACAATGAAATCCCTCATTTCTTCtgtgacctcagtttcctgataaaGTTGGCCTGTTCAGATACCTTCATCAATGACTTGCTTCTCTATACATTGGGCGGACTTACAATAATTCTCCCCTTCATTGGAATCCTCATCTCCTATGCACACATTTTCATGGGTGTAATGAAGATTTCATCTATGAGTGGGAAGAAGAAAGTTTTCTCCACCTGTGGATCCCACCTCACTGTGGTCTGTCTCTTCTATGGGACAATTACTGGGGTGTATTACATTCCCACATCCACCAACATAACCCAAAAAGATACAGCAGCAGCTGTGATGTACACAGTAGTCACCCCCATGCTGAACCCATTCATCTATAGCCTAAGGAACAAAGACATGAAAAAAGCCTTGAGACTGCTCATCACTAAAAAACCAGGATTCACTCTAAGACTTTGA